TGCGGAACGAGGTGGACTCGATGCCGAGGCCGCTGACGGCGCCGCCGAGGGTGATCGTGCGCAGCTGCGGGACGACGTAGGGGATGAAGCCGCGCGGCAGCGTCACGTCCACGAGGTCCTCGTAGGTGCACATTCCCTGCACGTCGGCGGTGCCGGCGAGCGGGTCGAGGTCGATCACCCCGGTCAGCCCGGAGACGTCCAGGCCGGGCGCGGTGCTCCGCGAGCGGGTGCGGAAGAGGTTCGAGGTCGACTTCGCCAGGCGGACGGGAGCGCCCGCGGGGATCGCGTCGTAGGACGCCTGCAGGCGATGCACCGCCGCGGCGTGCCGATCAGGTCCGACCAGGTCTGTCACGAACCATCAACTTACCGAGAAAAGTTGGTAGTGCCGAATTTCCCATTCCCCACTCCGAGGGCAGAACCGACGAACACGTGGCGTTCTGCCCCGGTTCGCGAGGGTCGGCGGGGGCCAAGATGACCCGTCCGGGGGCCGCAAACCGCTCAGGAGCGCACGGAGCCGACGACGGTGCCGTCCGGGGCGACGAGGTGGACCGGTACGCCGGCGCCGGCGAAGTCCCGCACCGCGCAGAGGTCCTGCTCCGCCACCGCCGACGCGTCGCCGAGCACCAGCACCGCCTCCAGCCCACGGGCTCCCGATGCCACGGCCATCGCGACCGCGACCTGCACCGCGCTGAGCCGCAGCGACGGGAGGTCGACCGTGGCCGCGGCGTAGGTGCGCCCGTCCAGGTCGCGCACCCCGGCGCCCTGCTCCGCCGAGGTCCGGGCGCGGGTGGCCCGGGCCAGCGTCACCAGCTTGAGGTCCTCGGGGTCAGTGAGCCCGGTGGTTGTGGGCTGCTCGCTCGCCGGGTTGGTCGCCATGAGGCTCAGCGTAGAGCTCCTGCTGCTCGCCGTTCTCGTCGGGCACGAGCCGGGTCAGGCGTACGGCGTTGATCCGGTTGCGCCGGCCGGAGGGCGCCTCCGCCTCGAGTCGCAGCCCATCGACCTCGACCACCGAGCCGGCGATCGGCACCCGGCCGAGGTGCTTGGCCATCAGCCCGCCGACGGTGTCGACGTCGTCGTCCTCGATGGCCACCCCGCACACGTCGTGCAGGTCGTCGACCGGGTAGCGCGAGCTGACCCGGGTGCTGCCGTCGGCCAGGTGCTCCACCTCGACGTGGGCGATGTCGTACTCGTCGGTGATCTCCCCGACGATCTCCTCGAGGACGTCCTCGATGGTGACCAGCCCCGCGGTGCCGCCGTACTCGTCGACGACGACCGCCACGTGCTTGCGCTCGGCCTGCATCTCGCGCAGCAGGGCGTCGACGGGCTTGGAGTCCGGGACGTACATCACCGGCCGCATCACCGACTCCACCCGCTCGGTCTGCTCCGCCTCGTGGCGGTCGAAGACGCGGCGGGTGAGGTCCTTGAGGTAGGCGAAGCCGACGATGTCGTCGAGGTTCTCCCCGATGACCGGGATCCGGGAGTAGCCGCTGCGCAGCGCCAGCGACATCGCCTGTCGCAGCGTCTTGTTGCGCTCGATGAAGACCACGTCGGTGCGCGGCACCATCACCTCGCGCACGATCGTGTCGCCGAGCTCGAAGACGGAGTGGATCATCTCGCGCTCGCCGGACTCGATCACGCTCGACGCCTCGGCGAGGTCAACGAGCTCCCGCAGCTCGGCCTCGGAGGCGAACGGCCCCTCGCTGAAGCCGCGGCCGGGGGTGATCGCGTTGCCGACCAGGATCAGCAGCCGGGTCAGCGGACCGAGGACGGTGGCCAGCGCCGCCAGCGGTCCGCTGGAGAGCAGGGCCACCCGCTCGGAGTGCTGACGCCCGACAGTGCGCGGGGAGACCCCGATCACCACGAACGAGACCACCAGCGAGATCCCGAGCGCGGCGAGCATCGCCAGCCAGCGGCCGCTCGTGGTCTCCGGGCCGGACTCGGCGCCGCCGCGCTGCACGATCAGGTCGAGCATCACGACGGTGACCATCACGATCGCGGCGATCTCGCAGAGCATGCGCAGCAGCAGCGCGGTGTTGAGGT
The DNA window shown above is from Nocardioides mesophilus and carries:
- a CDS encoding cytidine deaminase: MATNPASEQPTTTGLTDPEDLKLVTLARATRARTSAEQGAGVRDLDGRTYAAATVDLPSLRLSAVQVAVAMAVASGARGLEAVLVLGDASAVAEQDLCAVRDFAGAGVPVHLVAPDGTVVGSVRS
- a CDS encoding hemolysin family protein; the protein is MSAVDVWLLVLAGVLVLVAGLFSSADAALSSFSKARAEEIGAQGRPGSRRLLVIVEDLPRYLNTALLLRMLCEIAAIVMVTVVMLDLIVQRGGAESGPETTSGRWLAMLAALGISLVVSFVVIGVSPRTVGRQHSERVALLSSGPLAALATVLGPLTRLLILVGNAITPGRGFSEGPFASEAELRELVDLAEASSVIESGEREMIHSVFELGDTIVREVMVPRTDVVFIERNKTLRQAMSLALRSGYSRIPVIGENLDDIVGFAYLKDLTRRVFDRHEAEQTERVESVMRPVMYVPDSKPVDALLREMQAERKHVAVVVDEYGGTAGLVTIEDVLEEIVGEITDEYDIAHVEVEHLADGSTRVSSRYPVDDLHDVCGVAIEDDDVDTVGGLMAKHLGRVPIAGSVVEVDGLRLEAEAPSGRRNRINAVRLTRLVPDENGEQQELYAEPHGDQPGERAAHNHRAH